One genomic region from Cellulomonas fengjieae encodes:
- a CDS encoding SDR family oxidoreductase, whose product MSSHQAQRPVRGSLPYATAKAAVEGLTRAAAVEHGARQVRVNAVALGSISTARYDALLDASGPVHARDIEEQMRRLHPLGRVGRAQEVAATVAYLLSDAASFVSGAVLPVDGGRAALGLDPEAT is encoded by the coding sequence GTGTCCTCGCACCAGGCGCAACGGCCCGTCCGCGGCTCGCTCCCCTACGCGACGGCGAAGGCGGCGGTCGAGGGTCTCACCCGCGCCGCCGCCGTCGAGCACGGGGCGCGGCAGGTCCGGGTGAACGCGGTCGCACTGGGCTCGATCTCGACCGCGCGCTACGACGCGCTGCTCGACGCGAGCGGGCCCGTGCACGCTCGCGACATCGAGGAGCAGATGCGCCGGCTCCATCCGCTCGGGCGGGTGGGGCGCGCGCAGGAGGTGGCGGCGACGGTGGCCTACCTGCTCTCCGACGCCGCGTCGTTCGTGAGCGGCGCGGTCCTGCCGGTGGACGGCGGCCGTGCCGCGCTAGGGCTGGACCCCGAGGCGACCTGA
- a CDS encoding flavodoxin/nitric oxide synthase produces MSAVRALVIYESWFGSTANIARAVWEGMCTRVPDTSVMEVGAAPVGLPGDLELLVVGGPTQAFGMSRASTRADARQWAGMADNGPTVGVREWLASLKPPARQVHAATFDTRIHSPHVPGSAAVGAWRALRRAGFDVSAEAESFWVLGTTGPLRDGELERARSWGVSITSLLPGPRPLDPGARSVAG; encoded by the coding sequence GTGAGTGCAGTGCGTGCCCTGGTGATCTATGAGTCGTGGTTCGGGAGCACCGCCAACATCGCGCGGGCGGTGTGGGAGGGCATGTGCACCCGGGTGCCGGACACGTCGGTGATGGAGGTCGGCGCGGCGCCTGTGGGCCTCCCCGGCGACCTCGAGCTGCTGGTGGTCGGCGGTCCGACGCAGGCGTTCGGCATGAGCCGGGCGTCGACGCGCGCCGACGCGCGGCAGTGGGCCGGTATGGCCGACAACGGTCCGACGGTCGGCGTCCGGGAGTGGCTCGCGTCGTTGAAGCCACCTGCTCGGCAGGTCCATGCCGCGACGTTCGACACGCGCATCCACAGCCCGCACGTGCCCGGCTCCGCGGCCGTCGGTGCGTGGCGCGCCCTGCGGCGGGCGGGGTTCGACGTCTCGGCCGAGGCGGAGTCGTTCTGGGTGCTGGGCACCACCGGGCCGTTGCGCGACGGCGAGCTCGAGCGCGCGCGTTCGTGGGGCGTGTCGATCACGAGCCTGCTGCCCGGGCCGCGACCGCTCGACCCGGGCGCGCGCTCCGTCGCGGGGTGA
- a CDS encoding histidine phosphatase family protein yields MLVRHGESVGNVAATAAERAGLEVIDLETRDADTPLSARGAEQAEALGTWLHEQSPGAGPEVVWCSPYVRAEQTATIALAAAGATLDVRLDERLRDRELGILDLLTRTGVEARYPQEAARRRHLGKFYYRPPGGESWADLALRVRAFLADLDRVESGRRVLLVAHDAVIMTIRYVCEALTEHEVLELGRRDPVRNATVTRLARTPAGAWTLTAFNHDYHLEREGAATTTHAGDRDALPH; encoded by the coding sequence ATGCTGGTCCGCCACGGTGAGAGCGTCGGGAACGTCGCCGCGACCGCGGCGGAACGCGCCGGCCTCGAGGTGATCGACCTGGAGACGCGTGACGCCGACACCCCGCTGTCGGCGCGGGGCGCCGAGCAGGCCGAGGCGCTGGGCACGTGGCTGCACGAGCAGTCGCCGGGCGCCGGTCCCGAGGTCGTCTGGTGCTCGCCGTACGTGCGGGCGGAACAGACGGCGACGATCGCCCTGGCGGCCGCCGGCGCGACCCTCGACGTGCGGCTCGACGAGCGGCTGCGCGACCGCGAGCTCGGCATCCTGGACCTGCTCACCCGGACCGGCGTCGAGGCGCGCTACCCGCAGGAGGCGGCCCGGCGACGGCACCTGGGCAAGTTCTACTACCGCCCGCCGGGCGGCGAGTCGTGGGCGGATCTCGCGCTTCGCGTGCGCGCCTTCCTGGCCGACCTCGACCGTGTCGAGAGCGGCAGGCGCGTGCTGCTCGTGGCGCACGACGCCGTGATCATGACGATCCGCTACGTCTGTGAGGCGCTGACCGAGCACGAGGTGCTCGAGCTCGGCCGGCGGGACCCGGTCCGCAACGCCACCGTGACCCGGCTGGCGCGGACGCCGGCGGGGGCGTGGACGCTGACCGCGTTCAACCACGACTACCACCTGGAGCGCGAGGGCGCCGCCACGACCACCCACGCAGGAGACCGCGATGCCCTCCCGCACTGA
- a CDS encoding NAD(P)H-hydrate dehydratase produces the protein MPSRTEQVTPALLRDWPLPADADSKYSRGQVVAVGGARTTPGAVLLAGVSALRVGAGRLTLAVARSVAVPMAIALPEAGVVGLPETETGSPDGTGVDQLMGDLSSADAVLVGPGLDDPDRTVDLLTSMIDGIPDEAAVLLDAFALGVLPRVPEVAERLQGRLVLTPNAKEAALLLGVEEIDDRSAARIAATYGAVVSCQGRIAAPDGSQWEVATGLAGLATSGSGDVLAGALVGILARGAPPDQAACWATHLHAAAGDRLATRVGRLGYLARELPDELPTLLTELTP, from the coding sequence ATGCCCTCCCGCACTGAACAGGTCACGCCCGCCCTGCTGCGGGACTGGCCGCTGCCGGCCGACGCGGACTCCAAGTACAGCCGCGGGCAGGTCGTAGCCGTCGGAGGGGCGCGGACCACCCCCGGGGCGGTGCTCCTGGCCGGGGTCTCGGCCTTGCGCGTCGGAGCAGGCCGGTTGACGCTCGCCGTGGCGCGGTCCGTCGCGGTGCCCATGGCGATCGCCCTGCCAGAGGCCGGGGTCGTGGGGCTCCCGGAGACCGAGACGGGGTCCCCGGACGGGACCGGCGTCGACCAGCTCATGGGTGACCTGTCGAGCGCGGACGCGGTGCTCGTGGGGCCGGGCCTGGACGACCCCGACCGGACCGTCGACCTGCTGACGTCGATGATCGACGGCATCCCCGACGAGGCCGCGGTGCTCCTCGACGCCTTTGCACTGGGGGTGCTCCCCCGCGTCCCCGAGGTCGCCGAGCGGCTCCAGGGGCGGCTCGTCCTGACCCCGAACGCCAAGGAGGCGGCCCTGCTGCTCGGGGTCGAGGAGATCGACGACCGGTCGGCCGCGCGCATCGCCGCGACGTACGGTGCCGTGGTCAGCTGTCAGGGCCGGATCGCGGCTCCCGACGGCTCGCAGTGGGAGGTCGCGACCGGTCTCGCCGGGCTGGCCACCTCCGGCAGCGGAGACGTCCTCGCGGGTGCCCTCGTCGGGATCCTCGCCCGCGGGGCGCCGCCGGACCAGGCCGCCTGCTGGGCGACGCACCTGCACGCGGCGGCCGGTGACCGGCTGGCGACGCGGGTCGGCCGCCTCGGCTACCTGGCCCGCGAGCTGCCCGACGAGCTGCCGACCCTCCTGACGGAGCTGACGCCGTAG
- a CDS encoding transferase, with protein sequence MSRRIKGLVEFEDDRGAVMRYIPHANGGGLVAPGARVHEDAWLDRTAYVEAGAVVGPGARVGAGSWVDVDVVLGPGVQIGSNVHLGARTRVGARARVGANARVGQRVSIEQGAIVEADGVVRDGAVVESAGRTRRAGYGQAA encoded by the coding sequence ATGTCGCGGCGGATCAAGGGTCTGGTGGAGTTCGAGGACGACCGTGGTGCGGTGATGCGGTACATCCCGCACGCGAACGGTGGCGGCCTGGTCGCACCCGGGGCGCGCGTGCACGAGGACGCCTGGCTGGACCGCACGGCGTACGTGGAGGCGGGCGCCGTCGTCGGGCCGGGTGCGCGCGTCGGGGCCGGCAGCTGGGTCGACGTGGACGTCGTGCTCGGCCCCGGGGTCCAGATCGGGAGCAACGTGCACCTGGGCGCACGGACGCGCGTGGGCGCCCGTGCGCGGGTCGGCGCCAACGCGCGCGTCGGGCAGCGGGTGTCGATCGAGCAGGGCGCCATCGTGGAGGCCGACGGGGTGGTGCGGGACGGTGCCGTCGTCGAGAGCGCCGGCCGGACGCGCCGCGCAGGGTACGGGCAGGCCGCCTAG
- a CDS encoding transglutaminase-like domain-containing protein, translating to MLRTVTSHLSLDVRSPLEILLSVAVADGAHDRSEILSVRHEDGPLDVAEIKMAHGGRMHRVLSPAGRLVVDYQATVTGLADPPAIDDVDLVEYLRPSRYADSDRLLAFARDQFRELRDAELLDAVVAWVAGHVTYLSGASLPTDGATDTLLKRRGVCRDFAHLVVALLRARDVPARLVSVYAPGLKPMDFHAVAEAYVEGAWRVVDATGLARRESLVRIATGRDATDTAFLSYYGGQLSIRAMTVTAAVHGTRDDDVTRLVALR from the coding sequence GTGCTGCGCACCGTCACCTCGCACCTGTCCCTGGACGTGCGCTCACCGCTCGAGATCCTGCTCAGCGTCGCCGTCGCGGACGGCGCCCACGACCGCTCCGAGATCCTGTCCGTGCGCCACGAGGACGGGCCCCTGGACGTGGCCGAGATCAAGATGGCCCACGGCGGTCGCATGCACCGCGTGCTGTCCCCCGCGGGCCGCCTGGTGGTGGACTACCAGGCCACGGTGACCGGCCTGGCCGACCCGCCCGCCATCGACGACGTCGACCTCGTCGAGTACCTGCGGCCCAGCCGCTACGCCGACTCGGACCGCCTGCTGGCCTTCGCCAGGGACCAGTTCCGCGAGCTGCGGGATGCCGAGCTGCTCGACGCGGTCGTCGCCTGGGTCGCCGGCCACGTCACCTACCTGTCGGGTGCCAGCCTTCCGACGGACGGCGCCACGGACACGCTGCTCAAGCGACGGGGCGTGTGCCGGGACTTCGCGCACCTCGTGGTCGCCCTGCTGCGGGCCAGGGACGTGCCCGCCCGCCTCGTCTCGGTGTACGCCCCCGGGCTCAAGCCGATGGACTTCCACGCGGTGGCCGAGGCCTACGTCGAGGGTGCCTGGCGCGTGGTGGACGCGACCGGGCTGGCCCGGCGTGAGTCGCTCGTCCGCATCGCCACGGGTCGCGACGCCACCGACACGGCGTTCCTGTCGTACTACGGTGGCCAGCTCTCGATCCGGGCAATGACCGTGACGGCCGCGGTGCACGGCACACGCGACGACGACGTCACGCGGCTCGTCGCGCTGCGCTGA
- a CDS encoding VIT1/CCC1 transporter family protein, with product MTVLSARRSPAPGRRREVTTSSLNWLRAGVLGANDGIVSIAATVLGVAGASTPVRTIAVAGIAALVAGALSMAAGEYVSVSSQRDAERAAVRRGRVLPTLVVRGGEELTNPWHAAVASLGAFVAGGLIPLVVVLAPWGAARVPATFAAVVVALALTGLVAARFSGAEPRRAVLRNIVGGSVAMAVTFAVGAFVGVAL from the coding sequence ATGACCGTCCTGTCCGCACGCCGATCCCCGGCCCCAGGGCGCCGCCGCGAGGTGACGACGTCCAGCCTCAACTGGCTGCGCGCCGGGGTGCTCGGGGCCAACGACGGGATCGTCTCCATCGCCGCCACCGTGCTCGGCGTGGCGGGAGCGTCGACCCCGGTCCGGACCATCGCGGTCGCCGGCATCGCCGCGCTCGTCGCGGGGGCGCTGTCCATGGCCGCGGGGGAGTACGTGTCGGTGAGCAGCCAGCGCGACGCGGAGCGGGCCGCCGTCCGTCGGGGCCGCGTGCTGCCGACGCTCGTGGTCCGGGGCGGTGAGGAGCTCACCAACCCGTGGCACGCCGCCGTCGCCTCGCTCGGCGCCTTCGTCGCGGGAGGTCTCATCCCGCTCGTGGTCGTCCTCGCACCCTGGGGCGCGGCCCGCGTCCCCGCGACGTTCGCCGCCGTCGTCGTCGCGCTGGCCCTCACCGGCCTGGTGGCGGCACGGTTCAGCGGGGCCGAGCCGCGGCGGGCGGTGCTGCGCAACATCGTCGGCGGGTCCGTCGCGATGGCCGTGACGTTCGCCGTCGGCGCGTTCGTCGGGGTCGCGCTCTAA